In a single window of the Bufo bufo chromosome 5, aBufBuf1.1, whole genome shotgun sequence genome:
- the IL6 gene encoding interleukin-6 has product MDCTSSTSSAWLLVYVAMTAIAVVWSAPTSPHYSLTSQTKGGLENVANVLITEADKLYSEICKTPNLCGSSVEHILRMDLKLPEIKKIESGCLSTKFNKEKCLPKIYSDLLKFQTYLDFLKESMPSHQNIIEFIQVKSISLANAIKHLAQNPSEDKEDTAPGITVADLRSNNTWNQNLTSYIILQSFKEYMEKTARAVRNSVKASK; this is encoded by the exons ATGGATTGTACAA GCTCTACATCATCTGCATGGCTCCTGGTTTATGTGGCAATGACGGCAATCGCAGTCGTGTGGTCAGCGCCGACATCTCCCCATTATTCTTTAACCAGTCAGACTAAAGGAGGTCTTGAGAATGTGGCAAATGTCTTAATAACAGAGGCAGACAAGCTATACTCTGAG ATCTGCAAAACTCCCAACCTGTGTGGTAGTAGTGTTGAACACATCCTGAGAATGGACCTGAAActcccagaaataaaaaaaattgagtctGGATGTCTGAGCACAAAATTCAATAAG GAAAAATGTCTGCCTAAAATCTACAGTGATCTCCTGAAGTTCCAGACATATCTGGATTTTCTAAAAGAATCTATGCCAAGCCATCAAAACATCATTGAGTTTATACAAGTCAAGTCCATCTCCTTGGCAAATGCTATCAAACAT CTGGCACAAAATCCATCCGAAGACAAGGAAGACACCGCTCCTGGCATTACAGTGGCTGATTTAAGGTCTAATAATACCTGGAACCAGAATCTAACAAGCTATATCATCCTGCAGTCCTTCAAGGAGTACATGGAGAAGACAGCTCGGGCTGTACGTAACAGTGTGAAGGCCTCTAAATGA